One Misgurnus anguillicaudatus chromosome 5, ASM2758022v2, whole genome shotgun sequence genomic window, GCCAACCTTGCCGCTGGCAGTGCCGCCGGCTACCCCGATGAGGAACGGTTGCCTGAGAACATCATTCTCGGCTTGATTGTCCAACTTGCTCTCGCTTTCTCCTGCCATGCTGTCAGTGcccaccatagactgtaaaaaagggTGCCCACACTGAGCTCGAGTAGTATGAAGCTGCAGACTCGGAGCCTGCAGCTACAGACCCCCGCCAAGAGACCCGCATTCTTAGCGCCCCCTGCTGTTTGGAAGATCGCATAACACCCTTACGGTCTTACGATCAGGATACGGTCTTCACCTCCGTTTCACATTAGTATGTCCCAGTATGTGCATACTCTCTTCTTCTGCACTCAGCAGTATGTACTTTCCCAACACAAAAACACATACTACtgaacattttaatatttttattttatttttaaatagttgacAACCTCAGTTGATGTAATTACTAAttgtaaaactaataaaaaaatgtgtaaaatgtataGGCCTATATAAATTTATGCAGGTAGTGGTtggtaaattattattattttccatatTCCTTGTATTAACTCAAGTGCTACAGACAGAGGTCAGTAAAGTTTCTTACTGTCACTTATGTATTGTTTTACAGTTGTCAACAAAACAGACTTTATGTCCTAAATTGTTGTTTAACTAGTGTTTGAAGCCTGTATAAATTCTGTATGATTCAAGCATATTTTAAAGCACACCCAAAACAATaatgtttaaattattattatgaacaGCCTTGCTAAAGCCTGATAAAAATCAGTAAAATCATGTCATTGTTGTCAGACTCAGACCATTTCACAAATCAGATTCCCAGCAAACTTCCCAGTCTAACTTATTTAGCTCTTTAAATAAACTGAAAGATAACACCCCTTGCCCCAAACTGACCTGAACAGCAGCTCCAGTTTTTTTAGGGCCAGCTCTCTGTAATATTGGTCATAGACTGAtaatttttcaatttaaatgcCACTGATATTGTTGGCAAAACTTTAGTTTAAAAATACTGGGTTATATAaaactttttagatattttaaaaaccctAAACAACCACACAAACCTGCATGTCTTTTAATAAAGTCAAAATTGTCTAACAATTAACAATACACTTAAagatatttttttcataaaataaactatttaaacAAGACGACTCTACTTATATAAATATGAGCTTTCAAAAACATGTTACAACAAAAACTGTTACAATTAAATAACCTTATGGTTGACTTTTCTTTCAAAAACAAAGAGAAATCACTTATGTAGTAATCGCTACTTCAGATATTTAGCATATATCTTTAGCATCGCGTAGCGCAGGTTCTCTTCATGtaaaatgtatgcatgtatgttcAGCTGTCCTTTGTAAGAAATAAGATAATACTGGGTTACTGCCACTAGTGGGAGAAATGGAGTCGCGAGTTCATATCACAACCACATTTAGCACTCACGAGGAACTCAGGCGCATGTTCATGACGTCATTAACCTAATGCTGACGCTGCTCCTACTTACTACTAGGGGGTAGTGTGTTAACTGCAGTATTATAGAGATTTGACACATAATCATACTATATTACCAGCCTGCAAAATGAGCACGATGTTTGCAGATACAATTCTGATTGTGTTTATATCTATTTGTACAGCATTATTAGCGGAAGGTAAGTAAACGACGTCGTTCATAAGCTTTAACTTACCTGACAGAAACAGCTTGCCGTTTCTCGAAAATGTACTTAGCTCAGCAAACAGATGACACATTCATTGGCTCTATGCTATTTTCAAGTTGTAGATAACGGgttgcttttattttttatttttcaggaaTAACATGGGTTCTGGTGTACCGTACAGATAAGTACAAAAGATTAAAGGCCGAGGTTGAAAAGCAAAGTAAAAAACGTAAGTTATATAAATCAAGCATGTGTATTTAGGAACTACTAAATCCATgtgatcgtttttttttttgaaaatgtgcaaCTTTATTTTAGTGGAGAAAAAGAAGGAGACAATTACAGAATCAGCAGGGCGTCAGCAGAAGAAAAAAATTGGTGAgacattaaaattattattattattgttactaTAATCACTAAATTGACTAATAATATTGCATTCAACAGAGAGACAAGAAGAGAAACTCAAGAACAATAACAGAGACCTGTCTATGGTATTATAAAGTTCAAATTTATatcaaatgttattttttttatttcatttacattgcaaaaaattacAGTTTATTAAAGATACTTATAATTGCAGGTACGGATGAAGTCCATGTTTGCCATTGGCTTTTGCTTCACAGCGTTGATGGGCATGTTTAACTCCATGTATGTATGAATATACATTTTGCAAATGGgcttttattataaatgtaaaattaataacaCACGAAATTGCTTTGCGCTAAAGAGATTGTTTCTATGTTTGTCATTCCATCTTCGATGGTCGTGTTGTGGCCAAACTTCCTTTCGTCCCTTTGTCTTACATCCAAGGCCTCTCGCACCGTAATCTCCTTGGTGAAGATTACACTGACTGTTCTTTCATCTTCCTCTACATCTTGTGCACCATGTCAATTAGACAGGTAAGGTCTATCTGTTATGTCATATTAACCCCACAAGCCTGAAAATGGGATACAAAGTAAAATGATTGCATTTATTTGGTCTATAAACATAATGTTATGGCCAAATCTAAATTTTCATCTGAAAAGAGTTACAATTTGCGGTTTTATGCATGTTTTAACTTTTACCTCTGAATACTTGGATCTCCTCAGAATATCCAGAAGATGCTGGGTCTTGCTCCCTCACGTGCCGCCACTAAACAAGCTGGTGGATTTTTAGGACCTCCTCCACAAGCTGCCAAGTTTTCGTGAACATGTGTAAAATAGTGAGATTCATACATAATAAGAGGCCATGTGCTGTACGTTATGTAAAGGAAACACGTACGGTGAAAGTGTGTTAATCAGGTGCAGCTACATGTGGTGACCACAGAAGACGGctaactttttttctttttttttttgagtttttttgAGTTAAAGAATGTGTTTGTAACTTATATGTAGTCAGATTTTTAACAGAAAATCTTCAGTTAGCAGATGTAATTATAAATGTGAATTCAGTCATCAGCatttatgtacatttttatttgcaTATGCATATCCATAATTGCAAAATTTTGATTGCTCAAAGGTTTGAAAAAGGTTTCTTACCTCTTTCTCTAACTAATATAATTTTATGATTATCTTTAAGCTATATTAATTCATATTAGGCTGAGATATATGATTGATTCATTTCTTATAGtgacaaataaaataatgaatattTGACCCCTGAATATTTAGGATATGTTTCTATGTTCTGTATTGTGTATGTAATCTTTTATTTATGTGACATAAATTACTTTTGTGACcttacattttgtttttctgtagTCTTTGTTTTAAATATCACTGATTAAGTATGCAAGAAAGGGCTATTCATTGTTTTGCAATTTGGAGTAAAGTATTACGTTTTAGCCCTGCATATCCCCCATTATCCCAcattataaagtttattttgtatTGCTGGTATACAGTAAAGGGTTTATGTACAACAAACTGCAACAGAACAAAATGACTAAATGCCAAAAATTGTGAACTTGTTTGGCTGGTTTTTGTTGCTTTACATTTCATGTTATAGTTCTGTACAATAAATAGCTTATATTAACATGCAGCCTTGTGTATTGTTCAAGTAGTTCATAGATGTTTACTCACTGCAGACAAAATATTTAGGTTTATATTTGTACTGCCAAATGCAAGGATAAAGTCAATGCAGTATATAAACTTAATGTATTGACAGAAGTAAAATAGAGAATCAAACAAGTATTGACAGGACTGAAAAGCACTTTCTAGAAGAGCAAAACACGCCCTTACAATTTATATTGCTTTATGTCCCTAGTAAAGTGTTTTTCAACAATGGGACCTCCAGATGACCTGGACATAGGTTTAAATTAAGCAAGTTAaactaaaaatacaatatatttcATAGGGGCGGTTTTCAGGACAGGGCTTATGTTAGACCCAGACTAAAattttgagctgccttaatttaaaaacaccttgtactacCATAACCTAAAATATAGCAGTGCCATTGTTTGGTATCAAGATTCAcacaagtattgtttttgtaaggtttgtttataaaaaactaattaaatGTCCTTATAAGGCCTAGTTCTGTGGGGAGTGAGAAAAATGTAAGACAACATCGATTTTACAGATTCAGTTTACCACAGAAACGTTCGTGCAGGAGTGAAAATTATGCACACAGTTGAAGAGTTCAGTGTGTTGCGCAATTTATGTCTCCATGTAAAACAACAGCCAAAGTGTTGAACTCAGACAGAAATATGGCcagttattttttaaagaaacattcaCATATCGTCCCACCCATATTATGTAACTGAGTCACATGATCAGTTTGAGCAACAATCTGCTTTAAATCCAGAGACAGTTGCGCAGACGGTCTTCTTTCACCACCACACGGCTGGAAAAACAGTCAGTCTGCACTTTGCACCCTGTCTTCGGCTTTCGTTGAAAAGGTACGAAACTTGCATACACGACTGTTCACTGCATTATTTCACCATTGCATGCACTGCTGATAAAACTTTTGCACATACTATGCATACAACTTTTGTGAGGCGTTTCCACTCGGTAGCGCGGAAATGACCCTGAACGCGCATATAGCGCGCTGCGCAGTCATGCCGGCGTGTGACATTGCTCTATCGCGATAGCTATTCAAATAGACCTGTTTCTAGACGCTCTCGCGGTGTTTTGATGTCATGCGCCGAACGGTCTGCTGCGCCGAATGAAGTCGAACATTCCTTTTAACTCTGTGCGCTTGctttgtttataaaaaattacatgcCTTGACCGAGCAACACAAATTTCCACAATAGGTTCCCTTCCAGACCAGAATGGCTCAACAACCGCTCCTGTCGCTGCCCGAGTTTCAGAACTTGTCGGTGGGCACTTTGGTGATAAAGGAGCCGCTGAATTTCTGGGGAGGAGCGAGAGTGAAGCCTAAGCAAACAAAGAACCCCGAGCCAGTATACGAACCTGCAACTGGTATGATATGTgttatttacactaaatgttCCGTGCATTGGCGGGTGTACGTGCATTTCTGCACTTCTATGAGTGCAGACATCCCACCCTGCAAAAACTCCTTTTAGGGGAGCATGAAATTGCAGCATACCATACAGAATCTGTGGTATTACCCATTGCAAAAGGAGTTCAGTGATGTTACactgaattaataaaataagttatagTAAACGTTACATAAGGAATGAAGAAAACCTTAAATGCAAGGAGGGGTTGTATTTTGGTGTGATTGTTAACACCCACAATGTGCATCAAACTTCCATAACATGTTAATATGATGAACCACTACTTTCATGCTCTTGGTATGCACTAAAATATATACTTTCTCAATAATACTGTGTAGACTGTTAAGATATTGTGTAAGTAGACAAACTGAAATGCAGCATTACTTTTGACCTCTAACTGTTATAAGTTATTGATTTACTAGACTCATAATTCTAGAAGTAATACACGGAAACAGTTATAAAACTTTAGTAATGCATGAATACTGTACATCCAATTCATTCATCCTCTGTTCTGTTGCCAGGTCGTGTGTTGTGTGATTTGATTCCCTGTGTAGAGGAGGAGGTAGACCAGGCCATTAAAAATGCTCATTCTGCATACCTGCAATGGCGCAAACGGTCTGGGATGGAAAGAGCCCAGATCATGCGTGAGGCTGCCAGGATTATTAGAGTAAATATATTAATGCATGGCACTTTTTTAAAGAACATATAATCAAGACGAAGAATCTTACATGTATTTAGAAGGTCAATAAAATTGTAGTCTTATCTATAGCAAAAATTGACAGAATTACCATGGCACGTTTAATGTCTCCAAAAAGTTTACTATCTACATTCATTTAGTTTCATTAAATTTATGCAGTTgccagacacttttatccaaagcctCATCACCATTTAGACTGTAAAATATACACATTTATGCATCTATGCATACAGGTATGTTAACATCtatgctgtcatttactgtatgaTAGATGTTATTATACAGATTAATATGATTATTTCATGCACAGGTGCACAGAGATGCAATTGCAAAAGTGGAAGTGATCAACAATGGCAAATCCATCACGGAGGCTGAGATGGATGTTGAATTTGCAGCACAGAGTATTGAGTACTATGCTGGCATTGCCCCCACATTGTCAGGTAGGGTTGTGTAAACCATATCGACTTACATTCACACATTTGGAagacacttttatctaaagttACGTGCAGTGCATTTCGAAAATATAAATTCTGACAATTTAATTCGTGGCTCAGACATGGTCCACTATTGcccccttcacagttcacgtcacaggcagttCCCACTGCGcagtcagaaaagtcattacagcagattgagttgcgtgctattcggtatcgtcaaaaatgcctacttgtgtcgtgggctttgaaaaacgcaccaggtctgccgttaagtttttcgggattcctgcagaatctcaaaaacaaaaaatacaacatctgcggctgcaagcaattaacgtgcagactggaacaatgcaaagatcaaagaggcttgtgtttgtagtgctgacttcatttcaggtaagtcgtcatttttcagccctgttagattaaaatagaaagcctaaatggtatgaacagtttgaccccatgctgcgcacgcacccgatagtcattcaatgtttacaaaccttgaaggggtctatagggaAAAAGCATTGGTGCCACACTCCCTTCTTATCTGGACATGTACAATAACAGATTAACCCAGAAAGTACTCAATATAGTGGGCAACCCCACCCACCCCTCACACTGCGTCTTTAGTCTTCTGATGTTCTGGAGCCTCCAGGCCGAACCACAAGACTGAAAAACAGCTTTATCCACTAAACGGTTAGGAAGCTGCTATCAAATCTGCACACTGTTTGCACTATGCAAATATACTGAGaatatatatactgtacttttaTGTGCCACAATGTCTCTTTTCTTGTTTTTGTGAAATGTTGTACACTGTGGGGTCGAGAGAATGTCATTTAGATACTCTGTATGTTTTATACATTCAGCAGAATTGACAATAAATTTGATTTTGACTTACAGGAACGTCTTTATTTAGCCATGCTGGTTAACTTCTGTCATTCTCAAAAAAATATGCTGTAAGTTATGTCTTATAACCTTCGTGTCCTCAGGCCAGCACATACAACTTCCAGAAGGATGTTTTGCTTATACCCGAAGGGAGCCATTGGGTGTTTGTGTTGGCATAGGAGCCTGGAATTATCCCTTTTCGATGGCTGCCTGGAAGTCAGCTCCAGCATTGGCCTGTGGTATGAgtagttttatgtatttgtaattTAGTTGCTCATCTTTGTTCTACAAACCATCTCCACATGTggtgctttgttttataaaagtattaaacacatttttggaATACTTTcacatttttccttttttctgtGCAATAATCGCTAAGTATGTTTTCTCTCTTGCCTATGGCCTCCATTTAGGCAATGCCATGGTGTTCAAACCATCTCCAATGACCCCAGTGACAGCAGTCATTTTGGCGGAGATCTATAAAGAGGCCGGTGTCCCCGAAGGACTCTTTAATGTGGTACAA contains:
- the tmco1 gene encoding calcium load-activated calcium channel, yielding MSTMFADTILIVFISICTALLAEGITWVLVYRTDKYKRLKAEVEKQSKKLEKKKETITESAGRQQKKKIERQEEKLKNNNRDLSMVRMKSMFAIGFCFTALMGMFNSIFDGRVVAKLPFVPLSYIQGLSHRNLLGEDYTDCSFIFLYILCTMSIRQNIQKMLGLAPSRAATKQAGGFLGPPPQAAKFS